A section of the Humulus lupulus chromosome 2, drHumLupu1.1, whole genome shotgun sequence genome encodes:
- the LOC133817288 gene encoding WRKY transcription factor 71-like isoform X1 codes for MSDAQESNDHHRHDPYRPYDPFNYEIDGRSCSLFPFLSSNNNTNNTSSIMYNNHSTAPVVQPQQNVQSITMTSSLLDPAMNSYLMSYTDCLHGGSMDQYNNLSKAFDISCAASSSDVVSQIVDNYHNNHDIDSSTNNNNHLGTNPIKAAAAADQSAGTSENPSTPNSSISATSSNDAAATVAAEEDSGKSKKEDEEDDDDDNNNKPNKGSDDEDKTSKKASSKTKKKEKRPREPRFAFLTKSEIDHLEDGYRWRKYGQKAVKNSPYPRSYYRCTTQKCTVKKRVERSFQDPSIVITTYEGQHNHHCPATLRGNAAAMLSPSFLASAASVGTAPHLPHDFFTQFLPITNNSNIHQHQHQHQHLHHHLNNHIQGEPSSMLYSNLTHQYRQQLHQVPDFGLLQDLVPSFSRHNKQDP; via the exons ATGTCAGATGCCCAAGAAAGTAATGATCATCATCGTCATGATCCATATCGGCCGTACGATCCTTTCAACTACGAGATCGACGGTCGGTCGTGCAGCTTATTCCCATTCctgagcagcaacaacaacaccaACAACACCAGCTCAATTATGTACAACAATCACTCCACCGCGCCAGTAGTACAACCCCAGCAAAACGTACAATCAATTACGATGACTAGTTCTTTATTAGATCCTGCAATGAATTCTTACTTGATGAGCTACACCGACTGTCTCCACGGTGGCTCCATGGATCAATACAACAATCTCTCGAAAGCCTTCGACATCTCCTGCGCCGCATCCTCGTCCGACGTCGTTTCACAAATCGTCGATAATTATCATAACAATCACGACATCGACAGTAGCACTAATAATAACAACCACCTCGGTACGAATCCGATCAAGGCCGCCGCCGCCGCCGATCAGTCCGCGGGGACCAGCGAGAACCCTTCCACGCCCAATTCCTCCATATCTGCCACCTCCTCCAACGATGCTGCCGCCACGGTGGCTGCCGAAGAAGATTCGGGTAAGAGTAAGAAGGAAGATGAAGAAGATGAcgatgatgataataataataagccTAATAAAGGGTCTGACGACGAAGATAAGACATCAAAAAAAGC GTCGAGTAAGACTAAAAAGAAAGAGAAACGGCCGAGGGAACCACGCTTTGCTTTCTTGACTAAGAGCGAGATTGATCACCTTGAAGATGGATACAGATGGAGAAAGTATGGACAGAAAGCAGTCAAAAATAGTCCTTATCCAAG AAGCTATTACAGATGCACCACTCAGAAGTGCACGGTGAAGAAGCGAGTGGAGAGGTCATTCCAAGATCCCTCGATTGTGATCACAACCTATGAAGGGCAACACAACCACCACTGTCCGGCCACACTCCGTGGCAACGCCGCCGCGATGTTGTCGCCTTCTTTTCTGGCGTCGGCGGCCTCTGTTGGGACGGCGCCTCACTTGCCTCATGACTTCTTCACTCAGTTTCTTCCAATCACTAATAATAGTAACATTCATCAACATCAACATCAACACCaacatcttcatcatcatcttaataatcacATTCAAGGTGAGCCAAGTTCCATGTTATATTCAAACCTTACTCATCAATACCGCCAGCAGCTCCATCAAGTTCCTGATTTTGGCTTATTGCAAGATTTAGTTCCCTCATTTAGTCGTCACAACAAGCAGGATCCTTGA
- the LOC133817288 gene encoding WRKY transcription factor 71-like isoform X2 has product MSDAQESNDHHRHDPYRPYDPFNYEIDGRSCSLFPFLSSNNNTNNTSSIMYNNHSTAPVVQPQQNVQSITMTSSLLDPAMNSYLMSYTDCLHGGSMDQYNNLSKAFDISCAASSSDVVSQIVDNYHNNHDIDSSTNNNNHLGTNPIKAAAAADQSAGTSENPSTPNSSISATSSNDAAATVAAEEDSGKSKKEDEEDDDDDNNNKPNKGSDDEDKTSKKASSKTKKKEKRPREPRFAFLTKSEIDHLEDGYRWRKYGQKAVKNSPYPRSYYRCTTQKCTVKKRVERSFQDPSIVITTYEGQHNHHCPATLRGNAAAMLSPSFLASAASVGTAPHLPHDFFTQFLPITNNSNIHQHQHQHQHLHHHLNNHIQGDELWHVRNASKELRE; this is encoded by the exons ATGTCAGATGCCCAAGAAAGTAATGATCATCATCGTCATGATCCATATCGGCCGTACGATCCTTTCAACTACGAGATCGACGGTCGGTCGTGCAGCTTATTCCCATTCctgagcagcaacaacaacaccaACAACACCAGCTCAATTATGTACAACAATCACTCCACCGCGCCAGTAGTACAACCCCAGCAAAACGTACAATCAATTACGATGACTAGTTCTTTATTAGATCCTGCAATGAATTCTTACTTGATGAGCTACACCGACTGTCTCCACGGTGGCTCCATGGATCAATACAACAATCTCTCGAAAGCCTTCGACATCTCCTGCGCCGCATCCTCGTCCGACGTCGTTTCACAAATCGTCGATAATTATCATAACAATCACGACATCGACAGTAGCACTAATAATAACAACCACCTCGGTACGAATCCGATCAAGGCCGCCGCCGCCGCCGATCAGTCCGCGGGGACCAGCGAGAACCCTTCCACGCCCAATTCCTCCATATCTGCCACCTCCTCCAACGATGCTGCCGCCACGGTGGCTGCCGAAGAAGATTCGGGTAAGAGTAAGAAGGAAGATGAAGAAGATGAcgatgatgataataataataagccTAATAAAGGGTCTGACGACGAAGATAAGACATCAAAAAAAGC GTCGAGTAAGACTAAAAAGAAAGAGAAACGGCCGAGGGAACCACGCTTTGCTTTCTTGACTAAGAGCGAGATTGATCACCTTGAAGATGGATACAGATGGAGAAAGTATGGACAGAAAGCAGTCAAAAATAGTCCTTATCCAAG AAGCTATTACAGATGCACCACTCAGAAGTGCACGGTGAAGAAGCGAGTGGAGAGGTCATTCCAAGATCCCTCGATTGTGATCACAACCTATGAAGGGCAACACAACCACCACTGTCCGGCCACACTCCGTGGCAACGCCGCCGCGATGTTGTCGCCTTCTTTTCTGGCGTCGGCGGCCTCTGTTGGGACGGCGCCTCACTTGCCTCATGACTTCTTCACTCAGTTTCTTCCAATCACTAATAATAGTAACATTCATCAACATCAACATCAACACCaacatcttcatcatcatcttaataatcacATTCAAG gtgATGAATTATGGCACGTACGTAATGCTTCGAAGGAATTAAGGGAGTAA